A stretch of the Filimonas lacunae genome encodes the following:
- the ccsA gene encoding cytochrome c biogenesis protein CcsA: MNYIGEHLLPGKLGHFFAVLSLVASLVATIAYYKASKSALPQPDQQSWLRLARLSFLVETVSVLGMFITIYFIVSHHYNEYYFAWNHSSRSLQPEYLLSCIWEDQSGSFLLWSIWHCVLGWVFIWRNKKWEAPVLTVINVAQFCIATMLLGIYVLGYKIGNNPFILFREQMPNLPLFANPHYLSLPRVHEGNDLNTLLQNYWMVIHPPVLFLGFASTIIPFGFAYAGMVKRDASWTSDALSWSSFSAAILGTGIMMGAAWAYESLSFGGYWAWDPVENASLVPWLTLVAGIHTNLVFKSSGYSLKSTYLFYIITWVLVLYSSFLTKSGVLGDTSVHAFTDSGTGTQLVLFVLLFFIPGMVLFFKEYKHMPTIQKEENTYSREFWMFIGALVLFLSSIVIIAKTSVPLVNKIFHTQIAPPEDPEFAHNQIQVFIAFIIGILTAVTQYFKYKDTSKQYFGKKIWLPTLIALIISVAISLFGEVHYDKKGPGFLIAIHLSIFAAVYAVVANASYIFQVLKGNVKAAGASVAHVGFGLVLVGVLISSSKKTILSWNTTGVSTLQGDGKENPAENITLFKGVKTDMGKYHVTYVTDSLNPYDRKKYFELQFENKKTGETFNLYPDVLKNNKGMEGYSPNPDSKHYWNKDIFVYISSWLEGKQQDTAAFTAKAVKAGDTLFYSNGVYILNKVEVNPSWNKRTIQPGETAMMLDFTVITKDGRHYGATPGIAINGDNVRNLPDTVGSQGLILQFNKVLDGGKGRLEIGMKEDKTMNDLLTLKVYEFPFINILWIGVLVMVIGFLMSVGQRLRLKN, translated from the coding sequence ATGAACTACATAGGTGAGCATTTATTACCCGGTAAGCTAGGACATTTTTTTGCAGTATTGTCGCTGGTAGCCAGCCTGGTAGCTACTATTGCTTATTACAAAGCAAGTAAATCAGCATTGCCACAGCCCGATCAACAAAGCTGGTTGCGTTTGGCACGACTGTCTTTCCTGGTTGAAACAGTGTCGGTATTGGGCATGTTCATCACCATTTACTTCATTGTATCCCATCACTATAACGAATATTATTTTGCCTGGAACCACTCGTCCCGCTCGTTACAGCCAGAATACCTGTTGTCCTGTATATGGGAAGATCAGTCGGGAAGTTTCCTTTTATGGAGTATCTGGCATTGTGTGCTGGGCTGGGTGTTTATCTGGCGCAATAAAAAATGGGAAGCACCGGTATTGACGGTGATTAACGTAGCGCAGTTTTGCATTGCTACCATGTTATTAGGTATTTACGTGTTGGGTTATAAAATAGGCAACAACCCGTTTATCCTGTTCCGGGAGCAAATGCCTAACCTGCCTTTATTTGCCAACCCTCATTATTTAAGTCTGCCCCGTGTGCATGAGGGCAACGATTTAAATACTTTATTACAGAATTACTGGATGGTGATTCACCCGCCGGTATTGTTTTTAGGTTTTGCTTCCACTATTATTCCTTTTGGTTTCGCTTATGCCGGTATGGTAAAACGTGATGCCAGCTGGACCAGCGATGCACTTTCGTGGTCGTCTTTTTCGGCAGCGATATTAGGTACGGGAATTATGATGGGGGCGGCCTGGGCTTATGAAAGCTTATCTTTTGGTGGCTATTGGGCATGGGACCCGGTAGAGAATGCTTCATTGGTTCCCTGGTTAACACTGGTGGCCGGTATTCACACCAACCTGGTATTTAAAAGCAGCGGCTATTCTTTAAAAAGTACTTACCTGTTTTATATTATCACCTGGGTGCTGGTGTTGTACTCCAGTTTTTTAACCAAAAGTGGTGTATTGGGCGATACTTCCGTCCATGCCTTTACCGATTCGGGAACAGGGACACAGCTGGTGTTGTTTGTGTTGCTGTTTTTTATACCGGGTATGGTGTTGTTTTTTAAAGAATACAAGCACATGCCCACCATCCAGAAAGAAGAGAACACCTATAGTCGTGAGTTCTGGATGTTTATTGGAGCACTGGTGCTTTTTCTGTCCAGCATTGTGATTATTGCCAAAACATCGGTGCCGCTGGTTAATAAAATATTCCATACACAGATAGCGCCGCCGGAAGATCCGGAGTTTGCCCATAACCAGATACAGGTGTTCATTGCCTTTATCATTGGCATTCTTACCGCTGTTACCCAATATTTTAAATACAAAGACACTTCCAAACAATACTTTGGCAAAAAGATCTGGTTACCTACATTGATAGCGTTGATTATCAGCGTAGCTATCAGCCTGTTTGGCGAAGTGCATTACGATAAAAAAGGCCCAGGCTTTTTAATAGCAATACACTTGTCCATTTTTGCCGCTGTGTATGCAGTGGTGGCTAATGCCAGCTATATATTCCAGGTGTTGAAAGGGAATGTAAAAGCGGCTGGTGCATCAGTGGCACACGTGGGTTTTGGGCTGGTGCTGGTAGGGGTGTTAATCTCTTCCAGTAAAAAAACAATCCTAAGCTGGAATACTACTGGTGTATCTACCTTGCAGGGAGATGGCAAAGAAAACCCGGCAGAAAATATTACGTTGTTTAAGGGCGTGAAAACCGACATGGGCAAGTATCATGTTACATATGTAACAGATTCTCTGAACCCGTACGATCGCAAGAAGTATTTCGAGCTGCAATTTGAAAATAAGAAAACAGGGGAAACCTTTAACCTGTATCCGGATGTGTTGAAAAACAACAAGGGTATGGAAGGGTACTCGCCCAACCCGGATTCCAAACACTACTGGAATAAAGATATTTTTGTTTATATCTCTTCCTGGCTGGAGGGCAAGCAGCAGGATACCGCTGCTTTTACGGCTAAAGCGGTGAAAGCGGGTGATACGTTGTTTTATTCCAATGGTGTATACATCCTCAACAAAGTAGAAGTAAACCCCAGCTGGAACAAACGCACTATACAACCGGGCGAAACTGCTATGATGCTGGATTTTACGGTTATCACCAAAGATGGCCGTCATTATGGCGCCACACCCGGCATTGCCATCAATGGCGATAATGTTCGTAACCTGCCTGATACAGTAGGTTCACAGGGGCTTATTCTGCAGTTTAATAAGGTGCTGGATGGTGGTAAGGGAAGGCTTGAAATTGGTATGAAGGAAGATAAAACCATGAACGACCTGCTTACCCTGAAAGTATACGAGTTTCCGTTCATCAATATTTTATGGATAGGGGTGTTGGTTATGGTGATAGGTTTTTTAATGAGTGTAGGGCAGCGGCTGCGGTTAAAAAACTAA
- a CDS encoding cytochrome c maturation protein CcmE domain-containing protein, with the protein MKKTHIIALVLIAVAMAVLISYIGDTSTYDTIASARKKEGKFVHLIAKMDLQQPLEYDPVKNPNYLAFSVIDTLGNKIKVIYHNTKPTDMEKSERIVLAGRVQAGVFECKDIILKCPSKYKDDVNQAQKNLSASAPTSETVPAAAQKTAAKVNY; encoded by the coding sequence ATGAAGAAAACCCACATTATAGCATTAGTGCTGATAGCAGTGGCCATGGCAGTACTCATCAGTTATATTGGTGATACGTCTACTTACGATACCATCGCTTCTGCCCGGAAGAAAGAAGGGAAATTTGTTCACCTGATTGCTAAAATGGACTTACAACAACCACTGGAATACGATCCTGTTAAAAATCCCAATTACCTCGCCTTTTCTGTGATAGACACACTGGGTAATAAAATAAAAGTAATCTACCACAATACGAAGCCCACCGATATGGAAAAAAGTGAGCGTATTGTATTGGCTGGCAGGGTACAGGCAGGGGTGTTTGAGTGTAAAGACATTATTTTAAAGTGTCCATCCAAATACAAAGATGATGTAAACCAGGCGCAGAAAAACCTGAGTGCTTCAGCCCCAACATCCGAAACTGTACCTGCTGCTGCTCAAAAGACGGCAGCGAAAGTCAACTATTAA
- a CDS encoding arginase family protein yields the protein MEDISGFNPNVAGNPHNNIFGLPFTEEDAALVLLPVPWEVTISCSAGTARCADHIFKASMHVDLFDADVSDAWRKGIYMRDINRKVLLKSDYLRKEAELYLDYVSKGDDVDKNKFMCKSLREINEGSELMNKWVYEQTRDLLEKDKLVGLIGGDHSTALGYWKAQAEKHGDFGILQLDAHCDLRPKYCSFNYSHSSVMYNALNEIPELKKVVQLGVRDFSEEEWSYLQANTGRVTTFFDRKIKEDLYEGKTWREVVNEIVAQLPDKVHISFDVDGLDPKLCPNAAAPVHGGYELEQVLYLFKCIINSGRKLIGFDLVEVGVGESNWDANVGAHIIWRMCNLLVKSNLN from the coding sequence ATGGAAGATATATCGGGATTCAATCCCAACGTTGCAGGCAATCCGCACAATAATATATTCGGCCTACCATTTACTGAAGAAGACGCGGCCCTGGTATTGTTACCGGTACCCTGGGAAGTGACTATCAGTTGTTCCGCAGGTACTGCACGCTGTGCAGATCATATTTTTAAAGCCAGCATGCATGTTGACTTGTTCGACGCAGATGTGTCGGATGCATGGCGTAAGGGTATATACATGCGCGATATCAACAGGAAAGTGCTATTAAAAAGTGACTACCTGCGTAAAGAAGCCGAACTGTACCTGGATTATGTTTCGAAAGGTGATGATGTAGATAAGAACAAGTTCATGTGCAAAAGCCTGCGGGAAATAAACGAAGGCAGTGAGCTGATGAACAAGTGGGTGTACGAGCAAACACGCGACCTCCTGGAGAAAGATAAACTGGTAGGGTTGATTGGTGGCGACCACAGCACCGCGCTCGGTTACTGGAAAGCCCAGGCGGAAAAACACGGTGACTTTGGTATTCTTCAATTAGACGCACACTGCGATTTACGCCCCAAATATTGCAGTTTCAACTACTCCCACTCTTCTGTCATGTATAATGCCCTCAACGAAATTCCTGAGCTGAAAAAAGTGGTTCAGTTAGGCGTAAGGGATTTTAGCGAAGAAGAATGGAGCTACCTGCAGGCCAACACCGGCCGTGTAACCACCTTCTTTGACCGCAAAATAAAAGAAGATTTATACGAGGGTAAAACATGGCGTGAGGTGGTAAATGAAATAGTAGCACAATTACCTGACAAAGTACATATCAGCTTTGACGTAGACGGGCTGGATCCCAAACTATGCCCTAACGCCGCCGCCCCTGTACACGGTGGTTACGAACTGGAGCAGGTACTGTATCTTTTTAAATGCATTATTAACAGCGGCCGGAAACTGATAGGCTTTGACCTTGTAGAAGTAGGCGTAGGCGAAAGCAACTGGGACGCCAACGTAGGCGCACATATTATCTGGCGCATGTGTAACCTGTTAGTTAAAAGCAACCTGAATTAA
- a CDS encoding DUF1572 domain-containing protein — protein sequence MTIIQQIAKHFRDVHFGGNWTTVNVKDTLTTVNWQQATTKVYELNTIAALVYHINYYVNPVLKVLQGEVLVASDKFSFDVPPITSEEEWLSLVTKALTEAELFAQQLEKLDETKLFEDFTDVKYGNYCRNLMGIIEHTHYHLGQIVVIKKILSLQ from the coding sequence ATGACTATCATCCAACAAATTGCCAAACATTTCAGAGACGTTCATTTTGGGGGTAACTGGACCACGGTGAATGTAAAAGACACTTTAACTACTGTAAACTGGCAGCAGGCAACTACCAAAGTATACGAGTTAAATACGATTGCAGCACTGGTATATCATATCAACTATTACGTAAATCCTGTTTTAAAAGTATTGCAGGGAGAGGTATTGGTGGCAAGTGATAAATTCAGCTTTGATGTGCCGCCCATCACTTCGGAAGAGGAATGGTTAAGCCTGGTTACTAAAGCATTAACCGAGGCAGAGCTGTTTGCGCAACAGCTGGAAAAACTGGATGAAACGAAGTTGTTTGAAGACTTTACTGATGTAAAATATGGAAACTATTGCCGCAATTTAATGGGCATTATTGAACACACGCATTATCACCTGGGTCAAATAGTGGTAATAAAAAAAATATTGAGTTTGCAATGA
- a CDS encoding carboxymuconolactone decarboxylase family protein, whose translation MARINPLPEQDAPAPVKAAFEEHRTRYQARITNMKATLAHSLPAFDIYMEWYRLYQRVQEILGPRLAYLFAYSISSGSGCPLCTTFFRKIIIDNGEQPEHIHFNQHEQLLIDFGSQIAQQRGKVEEELFEKISSIYNQEQLVELIAFAGQMIATNVFSNVTETDIDEYLQAYIPSTPK comes from the coding sequence ATGGCAAGAATTAACCCGCTGCCAGAACAGGATGCACCTGCACCCGTAAAGGCAGCCTTTGAAGAACATCGTACCCGCTACCAGGCACGCATTACCAACATGAAAGCTACCCTGGCACATTCTTTACCGGCTTTTGACATATATATGGAATGGTATCGCCTTTACCAACGCGTACAGGAAATTCTGGGGCCAAGGCTGGCCTATTTGTTTGCTTACAGCATTTCCAGCGGAAGCGGTTGTCCATTATGTACCACCTTTTTCAGAAAGATCATTATCGATAACGGCGAACAACCGGAGCATATTCATTTTAACCAGCACGAACAATTACTGATAGACTTTGGCAGCCAGATAGCACAGCAACGGGGTAAAGTGGAAGAGGAATTATTTGAAAAGATAAGCAGTATTTATAACCAGGAGCAACTGGTAGAGCTGATAGCCTTTGCAGGGCAAATGATTGCCACTAATGTTTTCAGCAATGTAACAGAAACCGATATTGATGAATATCTGCAGGCCTATATCCCCTCTACACCAAAATAA
- a CDS encoding SDR family oxidoreductase, which translates to MTNELTGKVAFITGAAHGQGRAAAIALAAEGVHIAAFDIAKALDYPGYSLGNAPELQSLQEACVKAGVQCFTYAGDVRDDNAITSAVNDVQEKLGRVDILFNNAGICAYGIAHEMPEEEWDAMIDINLKGAWLVGRRIIPLMMQQKSGVIINNSSIAGLRGMNRLSHYAASKWGLTGLTKSWAIELAPYNIRAVSIHPTGVNTPMNDGLAALEGATPQEIAERSAGNLLPVPWIEPEDVANAVVFLASDKARYITGSSFVLDAGLLTR; encoded by the coding sequence ATGACTAACGAACTTACCGGAAAAGTGGCGTTTATTACCGGCGCTGCGCACGGACAAGGCAGGGCGGCTGCGATAGCGCTGGCTGCGGAAGGCGTGCATATTGCGGCCTTTGATATTGCCAAAGCACTGGATTATCCTGGTTACTCCCTGGGCAATGCACCCGAACTGCAATCTTTACAGGAAGCCTGTGTAAAAGCAGGCGTACAATGTTTTACTTACGCGGGTGATGTACGTGATGACAATGCCATCACTTCTGCCGTAAATGATGTACAGGAAAAACTGGGCCGGGTAGATATTCTGTTTAATAATGCAGGTATTTGTGCCTATGGCATAGCCCATGAAATGCCGGAAGAGGAATGGGATGCTATGATAGACATTAACCTGAAAGGTGCCTGGCTAGTGGGCCGCAGGATAATACCATTAATGATGCAGCAAAAATCAGGCGTTATCATCAATAATTCCTCTATTGCCGGCCTGCGGGGCATGAACAGGCTAAGCCATTATGCAGCCTCCAAATGGGGACTTACCGGGCTAACAAAATCCTGGGCCATAGAATTAGCGCCTTATAACATCAGAGCTGTTTCTATACATCCCACAGGCGTAAATACCCCTATGAATGATGGGCTTGCCGCTTTGGAAGGAGCTACCCCACAGGAAATAGCCGAACGTTCTGCCGGTAACCTGCTACCTGTTCCCTGGATTGAGCCGGAAGACGTAGCCAATGCAGTTGTGTTTCTGGCTTCTGATAAAGCACGCTATATAACCGGTTCTTCTTTTGTGCTGGATGCCGGACTACTAACCCGGTAA
- a CDS encoding purple acid phosphatase family protein, which yields MNKQVAWLAAVLLALNVQAYAQQEDNPDAVPAVVRGPYLQVATANSITIRWRTDVATRSRVQYGVQEGKTKWAKDDSVLTAEHVVTINGLQPHTRYYYTIGDFKRTMQGDAANYFCTLPETGKEGIYRIGAFGDCGNNSVNQRKVKQSVLNYLGNNYMDAWILLGDNAYGSGTDAEFQAKFFNIYKDDLLKKYPLFPCPGNHDYNDKDFPGAVETAIRTHQTAYYNNFSMPLQGESGGVPSHTQAFYSFDIGNVHFLSLDSEGLEDGESHIYDTLGAQAQWVKRDLAANRHKQWVVAYWHHPPYTMGSHNSDKAEELILIRKNFLAILERYGVDLVLCGHSHDYERSRLLKGHYGMSATFRAAEHNVSGSTGLYDGSRNSCPYVKDTANTGTVYVVAGSAGQLGGRQATYPHKAMLYANDSVGGAGMIEVQGNRLDFKWICADGVIRDQFTMMKEVNKQVTMQAKAGRKVTLTASFSGNYQWSEKGLTSRSITIEAPKGTTVYTVQDKESCIKDTFTVIGE from the coding sequence ATGAACAAACAAGTAGCATGGCTGGCAGCGGTATTGCTGGCTTTGAATGTACAGGCTTATGCGCAGCAGGAAGATAATCCGGATGCGGTGCCTGCAGTAGTGAGAGGTCCTTATTTACAGGTAGCTACTGCCAATAGCATTACTATACGGTGGCGTACAGATGTAGCTACGCGCAGCAGGGTGCAATACGGTGTGCAGGAAGGCAAAACAAAGTGGGCGAAGGACGACAGTGTTTTAACGGCTGAGCATGTGGTAACTATTAACGGCCTGCAGCCACATACCCGGTATTACTATACCATTGGCGATTTTAAAAGAACCATGCAGGGCGATGCGGCCAACTATTTTTGCACATTGCCCGAAACCGGTAAAGAAGGAATATATCGTATTGGCGCTTTTGGCGATTGTGGCAACAACTCGGTAAATCAACGTAAGGTAAAGCAGTCGGTATTAAACTACCTGGGCAATAACTATATGGATGCCTGGATATTGCTGGGGGATAATGCTTATGGAAGCGGTACGGATGCGGAGTTTCAGGCAAAGTTTTTCAATATTTATAAAGATGACCTTTTAAAGAAATATCCTTTGTTTCCCTGTCCGGGCAACCATGATTATAACGATAAGGACTTTCCTGGTGCGGTGGAAACCGCTATCCGCACCCATCAAACCGCCTATTATAACAACTTTTCTATGCCTTTGCAGGGCGAAAGCGGGGGAGTTCCTTCTCATACACAGGCGTTCTATTCTTTTGACATTGGCAATGTGCATTTTTTGTCGCTGGATTCGGAAGGGCTGGAAGATGGTGAATCGCATATCTATGATACCCTGGGTGCTCAGGCACAGTGGGTAAAGCGAGATCTGGCTGCCAACAGGCATAAGCAATGGGTAGTAGCCTACTGGCATCATCCGCCTTATACTATGGGCTCGCATAACTCTGATAAAGCAGAAGAGTTGATATTAATCCGGAAAAACTTCCTGGCCATACTGGAACGTTATGGTGTTGACCTGGTATTATGTGGCCACAGTCACGATTACGAACGCTCCCGTTTACTAAAAGGGCATTACGGTATGTCTGCTACCTTTCGTGCAGCAGAGCATAATGTAAGCGGCTCTACCGGCTTGTACGATGGTAGTCGCAATTCCTGTCCTTATGTAAAAGATACTGCCAATACCGGAACGGTATATGTGGTCGCTGGTTCCGCAGGTCAGCTGGGGGGCAGGCAGGCTACTTATCCGCATAAAGCCATGTTATATGCCAATGACTCGGTAGGCGGGGCGGGCATGATAGAAGTGCAGGGCAACCGGCTGGATTTTAAATGGATCTGCGCTGATGGTGTTATCCGCGATCAGTTTACGATGATGAAGGAAGTGAATAAACAGGTTACGATGCAGGCGAAAGCCGGCAGAAAAGTTACGCTTACTGCTTCCTTCTCCGGCAATTATCAGTGGAGTGAAAAAGGGTTAACCAGCCGCTCTATTACTATCGAAGCACCTAAAGGTACTACGGTATATACAGTACAGGATAAAGAAAGCTGTATTAAAGATACGTTTACTGTTATAGGGGAATGA
- a CDS encoding glycerophosphodiester phosphodiesterase family protein, whose amino-acid sequence MQRFFMYLLACIPPAGAAGQTYQLPVSRHTPVVIAHRGDHTVFPDNSLTAFQKAIELGVDYVEVDVRTTKDDSLIAVHNSVLTLADGSRKEVREMTYAEVQMQAPHIPTFRQVLSLCRNKVNIYLDFKDADVLTTWQLVQWAGMQKQMVVYVNTMSQYYQWHTAVPVMPLMGSVPDSITTADALRVFLQQHALAAVDGSVGGYSKPMLQLLAKQKVEVWLDVQQKRETPDSWNKALQEAPGGLQTDHPAALLRYLQQQQPHALKTRVDSILWNFNHHPEQMLVVAHRADHNNYPENSLPAIQKAIDAGIDIVELDVRETKDKVLVVMHDKDIQRTTNGKGLVSDVTYAELQRFHLLHDGKVTNAVIPRVEEALRLTKGKIMVDLDFKAGTASAREATFALVKKLHMQQEVLFFAYDEEDAVAARQLDFEVPVMLRVHNPAEVHKALQVGGYPVLHIDDSFYSDTLIQQVRLAGLRVWSNALGDYDDKEEVQPGTGFTELFTTQPLLNVVQTNYPEQLLAFLRKKGWHK is encoded by the coding sequence ATGCAACGATTTTTTATGTACCTGCTCGCCTGCATTCCCCCGGCAGGCGCTGCAGGTCAAACATATCAATTGCCCGTAAGCAGGCATACACCGGTAGTGATCGCCCATAGGGGCGATCACACTGTATTTCCGGACAACTCATTAACAGCCTTTCAAAAAGCCATTGAGCTTGGAGTAGATTATGTGGAAGTAGATGTGCGCACTACTAAAGACGATAGTCTGATAGCGGTGCATAATTCGGTGCTCACGCTTGCTGATGGCAGTAGAAAAGAGGTGCGGGAAATGACCTATGCCGAAGTACAAATGCAGGCCCCGCATATCCCCACGTTCCGGCAGGTGTTAAGCCTGTGTCGCAACAAAGTGAATATTTACCTTGATTTTAAAGATGCGGACGTGCTTACAACCTGGCAACTGGTTCAATGGGCTGGTATGCAAAAGCAAATGGTAGTGTATGTTAATACGATGTCACAATACTATCAATGGCATACAGCAGTTCCTGTTATGCCATTGATGGGCAGTGTTCCGGATAGCATTACTACGGCAGATGCATTGCGTGTTTTTTTACAACAGCATGCACTGGCGGCGGTGGACGGCTCTGTGGGCGGGTATAGCAAGCCTATGTTGCAATTGCTGGCAAAGCAAAAAGTGGAGGTGTGGTTAGATGTGCAGCAAAAGAGGGAAACGCCTGACAGTTGGAATAAGGCACTGCAGGAGGCCCCCGGTGGTTTACAAACCGATCATCCTGCTGCCTTATTGCGTTACCTGCAACAACAACAGCCACATGCATTGAAAACAAGGGTGGATAGCATTCTTTGGAATTTTAATCATCATCCCGAACAAATGCTGGTGGTGGCGCACAGGGCTGACCATAACAATTATCCCGAAAATTCTTTACCGGCTATTCAGAAAGCTATTGATGCAGGTATTGACATTGTTGAGCTGGATGTGCGGGAAACCAAAGACAAGGTGCTGGTGGTAATGCATGATAAAGATATTCAACGTACTACCAATGGCAAAGGCCTGGTAAGTGATGTTACTTATGCCGAGTTGCAGCGTTTTCATCTGTTACATGATGGAAAGGTAACCAATGCGGTAATACCTAGGGTAGAAGAAGCCTTGCGGTTAACGAAAGGGAAGATAATGGTAGACCTGGATTTTAAAGCAGGCACTGCCAGCGCGCGGGAAGCAACTTTTGCACTGGTGAAAAAACTGCATATGCAGCAGGAGGTATTATTCTTTGCCTATGACGAAGAAGATGCAGTGGCCGCAAGGCAGCTGGACTTTGAAGTGCCGGTGATGCTACGTGTGCATAATCCTGCCGAAGTACATAAAGCCTTGCAGGTAGGAGGTTACCCGGTATTGCATATAGATGATTCTTTTTATTCCGATACACTTATCCAACAGGTAAGGCTGGCGGGTTTGCGTGTATGGTCTAATGCATTGGGCGATTACGACGATAAAGAAGAAGTGCAGCCGGGCACAGGCTTTACCGAATTGTTTACTACACAGCCATTGCTGAATGTGGTGCAAACCAACTATCCGGAGCAACTGCTTGCTTTTTTGCGTAAGAAAGGATGGCATAAATAA
- a CDS encoding SusD/RagB family nutrient-binding outer membrane lipoprotein — translation MKPIFKYIPVAMMALLSGACTKDFTAINTDPNTSGTISSQYLLSTVLVRTAYQYQKDNFTGKPAEAARYITKIKNENDDLFSWSAVSWDGYYQYLSYNHELYNLAKSAGQKQYMAVSQVMRVFNFSYITDCYGDCPYSQALLSKDSSVAHPKYDKQEDIYPNLLNMLAATNDDLAAVTQELSSSYDVLYKGDLKKWRKFNNALRLRLLMRISSKDASAYTAMQTMLSNPDKYPLFESNDDNAEIPFLGKTAGDSWQGGNLNYTSTEIDKYRPSKELVDQLLALNDPRLPIWAAQVTSTTDYTVDPNVYVGVPNAISSPYGYNGGDAHISKLAGILYSNANSLLPASLMTYAEQCFILAEAMQKGKVTMRGETAASMYYKGIKASLSFYGISTQAQNDYVGQEAVSYNGTLEQVITQKWLSLFLKSSEGWFDNRRTGLPVLKPGPLAAITSIPSRYLYPLTEQSVNLDQYKAGVAQQGEDLITTKMWYLK, via the coding sequence ATGAAACCGATATTCAAGTATATTCCTGTGGCAATGATGGCGCTGTTATCCGGTGCCTGCACCAAGGATTTCACGGCCATTAATACCGATCCTAATACCTCCGGTACCATCAGCTCGCAGTACCTGTTGTCAACCGTACTGGTAAGAACGGCTTATCAATACCAGAAAGATAATTTTACGGGTAAGCCGGCAGAAGCTGCACGTTATATTACCAAGATTAAGAATGAAAACGATGATTTATTTAGTTGGTCGGCAGTAAGCTGGGATGGCTATTACCAATATCTTTCTTATAACCATGAGTTATATAATCTGGCCAAAAGTGCAGGTCAGAAACAGTATATGGCGGTGTCGCAGGTAATGAGGGTATTTAACTTTTCTTATATTACCGATTGCTATGGCGATTGTCCTTATAGCCAGGCGCTGCTTTCTAAAGACAGCAGTGTAGCGCATCCAAAGTATGACAAGCAGGAAGATATTTATCCCAACCTGTTAAATATGCTGGCTGCTACTAATGACGATCTGGCTGCTGTAACGCAGGAGTTAAGCAGTAGCTACGATGTGTTGTACAAAGGCGATCTGAAGAAGTGGCGTAAATTTAACAATGCCTTGCGGTTACGGTTGTTAATGCGTATCTCCTCTAAAGATGCTTCTGCCTATACTGCTATGCAAACAATGTTGAGCAACCCGGACAAATATCCTTTGTTCGAGAGCAACGACGACAATGCGGAGATACCCTTTTTAGGAAAAACTGCGGGCGACAGCTGGCAGGGAGGTAATTTAAACTATACCAGCACGGAGATAGATAAGTATAGGCCCAGTAAAGAACTGGTAGATCAGTTGCTGGCTTTAAACGACCCACGTTTGCCTATATGGGCTGCGCAGGTAACAAGCACTACTGATTATACCGTAGACCCCAATGTATATGTAGGCGTGCCTAACGCTATCTCTTCTCCCTATGGCTATAATGGAGGTGATGCGCATATTTCCAAGTTGGCCGGTATCCTTTACAGCAATGCCAACAGCCTGTTGCCTGCTTCGCTGATGACTTATGCCGAACAATGTTTTATACTGGCAGAAGCCATGCAGAAAGGAAAAGTGACCATGAGAGGTGAAACGGCGGCATCTATGTATTACAAAGGCATTAAAGCATCACTTTCTTTTTATGGTATTTCTACGCAGGCGCAGAACGATTATGTAGGTCAGGAAGCAGTAAGTTATAATGGTACGTTGGAACAGGTGATAACACAAAAATGGCTGTCCCTGTTTTTGAAAAGCTCTGAAGGTTGGTTTGATAACCGCCGTACGGGTTTGCCGGTATTAAAACCAGGTCCATTGGCGGCTATTACTTCAATTCCTTCACGCTATCTCTATCCGTTAACCGAGCAATCTGTAAACCTGGATCAATATAAGGCGGGTGTAGCGCAGCAGGGTGAAGACCTGATCACAACCAAAATGTGGTACCTCAAATAA